A genomic window from Pseudomonas cavernicola includes:
- a CDS encoding tyrosine-type recombinase/integrase yields MNTTATCSNQPWNKGKLVGQKAPLRLSDIWAIRVRLQLAEKTRDLALFNLAIDSKLRACDLTKLRVRDVAHGEHVSSRAIVMQQKTQRPVQFEITEQTRTVLEAWMHQAQLRSEDCLFPSRLHGSDHLSTRQYARIVKAWVTAIGLDPTMYGTHTLRRTKASLIYRRTKNLRAVQLLLGHTKLESTVRYLGIEVDDALEMAEQTEV; encoded by the coding sequence ATGAACACCACTGCTACCTGCAGCAATCAACCTTGGAACAAGGGAAAGCTTGTCGGGCAGAAAGCCCCGCTCCGACTCAGTGATATTTGGGCCATTCGGGTAAGACTCCAGCTCGCGGAGAAGACCCGGGATCTCGCTCTCTTCAACTTGGCTATCGACAGCAAGCTGCGAGCCTGCGACTTAACCAAGCTGCGTGTACGGGACGTAGCCCATGGGGAGCATGTGTCGTCACGAGCCATCGTGATGCAGCAGAAGACTCAACGCCCAGTACAATTTGAGATCACTGAGCAAACCCGAACAGTGCTGGAGGCTTGGATGCATCAGGCCCAGCTCCGCAGCGAGGACTGCCTGTTTCCGAGCCGATTGCACGGCTCAGATCATCTCTCCACCCGGCAATACGCTCGAATAGTCAAAGCCTGGGTGACAGCCATTGGCCTTGACCCGACCATGTACGGCACCCACACGCTGCGGCGAACCAAGGCATCGCTGATCTATCGCAGAACGAAGAACCTAAGGGCGGTCCAGCTCCTGCTTGGTCACACGAAGCTTGAAAGCACCGTCAGATACCTGGGAATTGAAGTCGATGATGCCCTGGAAATGGCGGAGCAGACGGAGGTCTGA